From the genome of Streptacidiphilus rugosus AM-16, one region includes:
- a CDS encoding DUF4291 domain-containing protein: protein MKRRPALIPLRQIRADHDAETLTVYQAYPPDIAEAALAAGTFVAPFKRERMTWIKPSFRWMMYRSGWGRKAGQERVLAVRISRTGFEWALARACLSHYDRERHASAAEWKALLRESPVRIQWDPERSTRQQELPHRAVQIGLSGDAVRRYVDEWITGVTDVTALAHETHALVRAGRAADADALIPAETPYPLAEALRARIGAGG from the coding sequence GTGAAACGGAGACCAGCCCTGATCCCCCTGCGCCAGATCCGCGCCGACCACGACGCCGAGACCCTGACGGTCTACCAGGCCTACCCTCCCGACATCGCCGAGGCCGCGCTCGCCGCCGGGACCTTCGTCGCGCCGTTCAAGCGGGAGCGGATGACGTGGATCAAGCCGTCGTTCCGGTGGATGATGTACCGCTCCGGGTGGGGCCGGAAGGCGGGGCAGGAGCGGGTGCTGGCCGTACGGATCAGCCGGACCGGCTTCGAGTGGGCGCTCGCGCGGGCCTGCCTGAGCCACTACGACCGGGAGCGGCACGCCTCCGCCGCCGAGTGGAAGGCGCTGCTGAGGGAGAGCCCGGTCCGGATCCAGTGGGACCCGGAGCGCTCGACCCGGCAACAGGAACTCCCGCACCGGGCCGTGCAGATCGGCCTCTCCGGGGACGCCGTCCGCCGCTACGTCGACGAGTGGATCACCGGCGTCACGGACGTCACCGCCCTCGCCCACGAGACGCACGCGCTCGTCAGGGCCGGACGCGCCGCAGACGCCGACGCGCTGATCCCGGCCGAGACCCCGTACCCGCTCGCCGAGGCGTTGCGGGCCCGCATCGGCGCCGGCGGCTAG
- a CDS encoding DUF6531 domain-containing protein, which yields MSKAIAHAVEDAAKKAEQGLAQDFSKAYHGILKDTEHGATKAADHAAENEARTVDDLAKSAEHPGPTSAHDPHTGGEGGGHPGGEDGATPNAGRDQVQDPHDAGRGDDAVCRGGEPVDMATGRMYIDQTDASLPGSLPLVFTRSFESGYRAGRWMGRRWVCTFDERLEIDAEGVVHVRADRVTQAYPHPEPGEPVQASAGDRRFLDVDARGRCYTVTEPGTGLVREFTTQSDNATALLTRVRDRSGRHYDLEYDGAGTPLAIQHSGGYRLLVTTDAGRITGLFLAGAAPEGGDQELLRYGYGQDGNLTEVYNSSGLPMRFGYDAWDRITSWTDRNNSRYWYVYDALGRVVDEGGEDGSLRFTFHYGEPDPSTGLRVNSETNALGHTTRYEINPQHQVVAVIDPLGHTTRYERDPFDRLLAETDPLGRTTRYAYDGAGDLVAVTRPDGERTTAEYAGELSLPTTIVEPGGATWRQTYDEAGRRTSLTDPLGAVTRFDYDAHGHVTRVTDALGATTDVQCDAAGLPVLVTDPLGAVTRYERDAFGRVVRDVDPLGHTVETTWSVESLPVSRTAPDGSTETWTWDGEGNMLTHRDALERTTAYEYTHFETLAARTTPDGARIAFTHDAHMQLVAVTDPLGRTWEYRYDTAGRLVAESDFEGRILDYTLDAAGQAVQVHRPAVGQTHYGYDRLGRVTTKDTDGSVTVFGYDPAGHLVSAVTPDTRLTRTVDALGNPLSETVDGRTVAFAYDALGRPVRRTTPSGHATTWSFDAVGRTVNLHSSGGTLDFRHDAAGREQLRTVAGSLTLSTDWDDRHRLTGQSLRSGSAAGGRLLQRRSYTYRADGNLAAVEDLLSGRRAFDLDRTGRVTATRADGWTESYAYDPAGNLTDAHWPSTAATRDAEGPRVYAGTQLVTAGRVRYEHDAAGRVTLRQVTRLSRKPDTWRYAWNAEDQLTSVTTPDGTLWRYLYDPLGRRTAKLRLADDGRTVAERTDFTWDGPVLAEQTTHAPYLPGPHTLSWDHDGFTPLTQTETITTQDQVDRRFFAIVTDLVGTPAELVDPTTESIAWRATATLWGNTTWPPDSTTYTPLRFPGQYFDPESRLHYNLNRYYDPETARYTSPDPLGLVPAPNPDTYVDNPHAWSDPLGLSPHVSRQKQDQHVLGTSEYQKRIALGTPTSAFASRAEADAYAQHAWDHGTPVPGRPNVKDYEYGRPVGVAPRNGPKIGWQTRVRVHMDGSGKIHGHPVGPVHYN from the coding sequence GTGAGCAAAGCCATCGCCCACGCCGTCGAGGACGCGGCGAAGAAGGCGGAGCAGGGCCTGGCCCAGGACTTCAGCAAGGCCTATCACGGCATCCTCAAGGACACCGAGCACGGCGCGACCAAGGCCGCCGACCACGCGGCCGAGAACGAGGCCAGGACGGTCGACGACCTCGCCAAGTCCGCGGAACACCCGGGCCCCACCTCCGCGCACGACCCCCACACCGGCGGCGAGGGCGGCGGCCACCCGGGCGGCGAGGACGGCGCGACCCCCAACGCGGGCCGCGACCAGGTCCAGGACCCGCACGACGCCGGCCGCGGCGACGACGCCGTCTGCCGAGGCGGCGAGCCGGTCGACATGGCCACCGGGCGGATGTACATCGACCAGACCGACGCCTCGCTGCCGGGCTCGCTGCCGCTGGTCTTCACCCGCAGCTTCGAGTCCGGGTACCGGGCGGGACGCTGGATGGGCCGCCGCTGGGTCTGCACCTTCGACGAGCGACTGGAGATCGACGCCGAGGGCGTCGTCCACGTCCGGGCCGACCGGGTGACCCAGGCCTACCCCCACCCCGAGCCCGGCGAGCCCGTCCAGGCCTCCGCCGGCGACCGCCGCTTCCTGGACGTCGACGCCCGCGGTCGCTGCTACACCGTCACGGAGCCGGGCACGGGTCTGGTCCGCGAGTTCACGACGCAGTCGGACAACGCGACGGCCCTGCTGACGCGAGTCCGCGACCGCTCAGGCCGCCACTACGACCTCGAGTACGACGGCGCTGGCACCCCGCTGGCCATCCAGCACTCCGGCGGCTACCGCCTGCTCGTCACCACCGACGCCGGCCGGATCACCGGCCTGTTCCTGGCCGGCGCCGCACCCGAAGGAGGCGACCAGGAGCTGTTGCGCTACGGCTACGGCCAGGACGGCAACCTCACGGAGGTCTACAACTCGTCCGGCCTGCCGATGCGCTTCGGGTACGACGCCTGGGACCGGATCACCTCCTGGACGGACCGCAACAACAGCCGCTACTGGTACGTCTACGACGCCCTCGGCCGCGTGGTCGACGAGGGCGGCGAGGACGGTTCCCTCCGCTTCACCTTCCACTACGGCGAGCCCGACCCGAGCACCGGACTGCGCGTCAACAGCGAGACCAACGCCCTGGGTCACACCACGCGCTACGAGATCAACCCGCAGCACCAGGTCGTCGCCGTCATCGACCCGCTCGGCCACACCACCCGCTACGAACGCGACCCCTTCGACCGCCTCCTCGCCGAGACCGACCCCCTGGGCCGCACCACCCGCTACGCGTACGACGGCGCGGGGGACCTCGTCGCGGTGACCCGCCCTGACGGCGAACGGACCACGGCGGAGTACGCGGGCGAGCTCAGCCTGCCGACGACCATCGTCGAACCCGGCGGCGCGACCTGGCGGCAGACCTACGACGAGGCGGGCCGACGCACCTCCCTGACCGATCCGCTGGGCGCGGTCACGCGCTTCGACTACGACGCCCACGGGCACGTCACGCGCGTCACCGACGCGCTCGGCGCCACCACCGACGTGCAGTGCGACGCCGCCGGCCTGCCCGTCCTGGTCACCGACCCACTCGGCGCGGTGACCCGCTACGAGCGGGACGCCTTCGGCCGCGTCGTCCGGGACGTCGACCCCTTGGGCCACACCGTCGAAACGACCTGGAGCGTCGAGAGCCTTCCCGTCTCCCGGACCGCGCCCGACGGGTCGACCGAAACGTGGACCTGGGACGGCGAGGGCAACATGCTCACGCACCGCGACGCCCTCGAACGGACCACCGCCTACGAGTACACGCATTTCGAGACCCTCGCCGCGCGCACCACCCCCGACGGCGCCAGGATCGCCTTCACCCACGACGCGCACATGCAGCTCGTCGCGGTCACCGACCCGCTCGGCCGAACATGGGAGTACCGGTACGACACCGCCGGACGGCTCGTCGCCGAGAGCGACTTCGAGGGGCGCATTCTCGACTACACGCTCGATGCCGCAGGCCAGGCTGTGCAGGTGCACCGGCCTGCCGTGGGGCAGACGCACTACGGGTACGACCGGCTCGGGCGTGTCACCACCAAAGACACCGACGGGTCCGTGACCGTCTTCGGCTACGACCCCGCCGGCCACCTGGTCAGCGCGGTCACGCCGGACACGCGGCTCACCCGCACCGTCGACGCGCTGGGCAATCCGCTGAGCGAGACCGTCGACGGCCGCACCGTCGCCTTCGCCTACGACGCACTGGGCCGACCCGTCCGTCGGACGACTCCGAGCGGGCACGCCACGACGTGGTCGTTCGACGCGGTCGGCCGCACCGTCAACCTCCACTCCTCCGGCGGCACGCTCGACTTCCGCCACGACGCCGCAGGGCGCGAGCAACTGCGCACCGTCGCCGGCTCCCTCACCCTCAGCACGGACTGGGACGACCGGCACCGGCTGACCGGCCAGTCCCTGCGTTCCGGCTCGGCGGCAGGCGGCAGGCTGCTGCAACGTCGCTCCTACACCTACCGGGCGGACGGAAACCTCGCGGCGGTGGAGGACCTGCTGTCGGGCCGCCGTGCCTTCGACCTCGACCGCACCGGCCGGGTCACCGCCACGCGGGCCGATGGCTGGACCGAGAGCTACGCGTACGACCCGGCAGGAAACCTCACCGACGCGCACTGGCCGTCCACCGCAGCCACGCGCGACGCCGAGGGCCCGCGCGTCTACGCGGGCACGCAGCTCGTCACCGCCGGGCGAGTCCGCTACGAGCACGACGCGGCCGGACGCGTGACGCTCCGCCAGGTCACCCGGCTCTCCCGTAAGCCGGACACCTGGCGCTACGCGTGGAACGCCGAGGACCAACTCACCTCGGTCACGACGCCCGACGGCACGCTGTGGCGGTACCTCTACGACCCGCTCGGTCGCCGCACGGCAAAGCTCCGCCTCGCCGACGACGGCCGGACGGTGGCGGAACGGACCGACTTCACCTGGGACGGCCCGGTCCTGGCCGAACAGACCACCCACGCCCCGTACCTGCCCGGCCCCCACACGCTCAGCTGGGACCACGACGGCTTCACCCCGCTCACCCAGACCGAGACCATCACCACCCAGGACCAGGTCGACCGCCGCTTCTTCGCCATCGTGACCGACCTGGTCGGCACCCCCGCCGAACTCGTCGACCCCACCACCGAATCCATCGCCTGGCGCGCCACGGCCACCCTCTGGGGCAACACCACCTGGCCGCCCGACAGCACGACGTACACCCCGCTGCGCTTCCCCGGCCAGTACTTCGACCCGGAGTCCCGCCTCCACTACAACCTCAACCGCTACTACGACCCCGAAACCGCCCGCTACACCAGCCCGGACCCGCTCGGCCTCGTCCCCGCCCCGAACCCGGACACCTACGTCGACAACCCCCACGCCTGGTCCGACCCGCTCGGTCTGTCGCCGCACGTCTCACGACAGAAGCAGGACCAGCACGTCCTGGGCACCAGCGAGTATCAGAAGCGCATCGCGCTCGGGACCCCGACGTCAGCCTTCGCCTCGCGCGCCGAAGCGGACGCCTACGCGCAGCATGCCTGGGACCACGGAACACCCGTTCCCGGGCGGCCGAACGTCAAGGACTACGAGTACGGAAGGCCGGTGGGCGTCGCTCCGCGGAACGGGCCGAAAATCGGCTGGCAGACGAGGGTCCGGGTCCACATGGACGGCTCGGGAAAGATTCACGGCCATCCCGTCGGCCCTGTTCACTACAATTGA
- a CDS encoding adenylate/guanylate cyclase domain-containing protein, whose protein sequence is MSKDTPLPRGVARREDGRDGQVGDRDREQHGEQEHRDSVALQLEQLILDSERQYTPYQAARAAGVSMELASRFWRAMGFADIGQSRALTESDVIALRRLAGLVEAGLLSERMAIQVARSTGQTTARLAEWQIDTFLEHLTAASEPGLTRAEVAYPLVELLLPELEQFLIYVWRRQLAAVTGRVVQAENDEEMQSGRLAVGFADLVGFTRLSRRLEDDELGELVENFESTCADLVAGRGGRLVKTLGDEILFVSDEAATAADIALALVETMGKDDSMPALRVGMAFGTVTTRMGDVFGTTVNLASRLTSIAPKDAVLCDEQLAAALEREGAVPPVEPSGADALQTISSVGVAPSDETHVQLPLPDAEFRFALQPMWRRPVRGLGLVEPWLLTRRMPGSQGS, encoded by the coding sequence GTGAGCAAGGACACGCCCCTCCCGCGTGGGGTGGCGCGTCGCGAGGACGGACGGGACGGACAGGTGGGCGACCGGGACCGGGAGCAGCACGGCGAGCAGGAGCATCGCGACTCGGTGGCCTTGCAACTGGAGCAGCTGATCCTCGACTCCGAGCGCCAGTACACCCCCTACCAGGCGGCGCGCGCCGCCGGCGTCTCGATGGAGCTCGCCTCGCGCTTCTGGCGGGCGATGGGCTTCGCCGACATCGGGCAGTCCAGGGCGCTGACCGAGTCCGACGTCATCGCGCTGCGGCGGCTCGCGGGCCTGGTCGAGGCCGGACTGCTGAGCGAGCGGATGGCCATCCAGGTCGCCCGGTCGACCGGACAGACCACCGCGCGGCTCGCCGAGTGGCAGATCGACACCTTCCTCGAGCACCTGACCGCCGCGTCCGAGCCGGGCCTGACCCGGGCGGAGGTCGCCTACCCGCTGGTCGAGCTGCTGCTGCCGGAGCTGGAGCAGTTCCTGATCTACGTGTGGCGGCGTCAGCTCGCCGCGGTGACCGGGCGGGTCGTCCAGGCCGAGAACGACGAGGAGATGCAGAGCGGCCGGCTCGCCGTGGGCTTCGCCGACCTGGTCGGCTTCACCCGGCTCTCGCGCCGACTGGAGGACGACGAGCTGGGCGAGCTGGTCGAGAACTTCGAGTCGACCTGCGCGGACCTGGTCGCCGGGCGCGGCGGCCGCCTGGTGAAGACGCTGGGTGACGAGATCCTCTTCGTCTCCGACGAGGCGGCGACGGCCGCGGACATCGCGCTGGCCCTGGTGGAGACGATGGGCAAGGACGACTCCATGCCCGCGCTGCGGGTGGGCATGGCCTTCGGCACGGTCACCACACGAATGGGCGACGTCTTCGGCACCACGGTCAACCTCGCGTCCCGGCTCACCTCCATCGCCCCGAAGGACGCGGTCCTCTGCGACGAGCAGCTGGCCGCCGCGCTCGAACGCGAGGGCGCGGTCCCGCCGGTCGAGCCGTCGGGCGCGGACGCCCTGCAGACCATCTCCTCCGTCGGCGTCGCCCCCTCGGACGAGACCCACGTCCAGCTCCCGCTGCCCGACGCGGAGTTCCGCTTCGCCCTGCAGCCGATGTGGCGCCGCCCGGTCCGCGGCCTCGGCCTGGTCGAGCCGTGGCTGCTGACCCGGCGGATGCCGGGCAGCCAGGGCTCCTAG